The following coding sequences are from one Triticum aestivum cultivar Chinese Spring chromosome 5A, IWGSC CS RefSeq v2.1, whole genome shotgun sequence window:
- the LOC123108312 gene encoding chitinase 11: MRVFGLLALAGAALLLAAAVPASGSVASIVTRDTFYSMLRQGHHGGGDGGCDGGAFFYSYDAFVEAASTFRGFGTTGDQATRRRELAAFFAQTSHETTGYCWVKQRSPAGDRYYGRGPMQLTHEHNYRRAGDALGLDLVRRPDLVSTDPVVAFKTAIWFWMTPRHGAHKTPSCHAVMTGGWRPSRRDRRAGRLPGYGMTTNIISGGLACGKRHGTPQGRDRVGYYKRCCRLLRVRLGRNVACINQKPYGHGG; this comes from the exons ATGAGGGTTTTCGGGCTGCTCGCTCTCGCCGGCGCGGCGCTGCTGCTGGCCGCGGCCGTCCCCGCGAGCGGCAGCGTGGCGTCGATCGTCACGCGGGACACGTTCTACTCCATGCTGAGGCAGGGCCaccacggcggcggcgacggcgggtgcGACGGGGGCGCCTTCTTCTACTCCTACGACGCGTTCGTGGAGGCCGCGAGCACGTTCCGCGGCTTCGGCACCACCGGCGACCAGGCCACCCGCCGCCGGGAgctcgccgccttcttcgcgcagACCTCCCACGAGACCACCG GTTACTGCTGGGTGAAGCAGCGGAGCCCGGCCGGCGATCGGTACTACGGGCGAGGCCCCATGCAACTCACTCA CGAGCACAACTACCGGCGAGCCGGGGACGCGCTGGGGCTGGACCTGGTGAGGAGGCCGGACCTGGTGTCGACCGACCCCGTGGTGGCCTTCAAGACGGCCATCTGGTTCTGGATGACGCCGCGACATGGGGCGCACAAGACGCCGTCGTGCCACGCCGTGATGACCGGCGGCTGGAGGCCGTCGCGCAGGGACCGCCGCGCCGGGAGGCTCCCCGGGTACGGCATGACCACCAACATCATCAGCGGCGGGCTGGCGTGCGGCAAGCGCCACGGCACGCCCCAGGGCAGGGATCGGGTCGGGTACTACAAGAGGTGCTGCCGCCTGCTCCGTGTCCGGCTCGGCCGCAACGTGGCCTGCATCAACCAGAAGCCGTACGGGCACGGTGGCTGA
- the LOC123105823 gene encoding L-type lectin-domain containing receptor kinase IX.1, producing the protein MRLFGLLPLAGAALLLLGMAGGVQPTVTREAFDSMLSARNVSGCEGGAFYTYDAFLAAANASVFPGFGTTGDDKTRRRELAAFFGQTSFVTTGYCYVKAVNRASAPYYGRGPIQLTTEDNYRLAGRALGLDLLRNPDLVSTDPVVAFKTAIWFWMTAAAPSPSCHAVMTGGWTPSAQDRDAGLLPGYGMTTYILNGGTECNRTSQAAQDRVNNYYKKYCDILRVGYGNNTFCQNDELAQPPSSSLHPPPPPPGTPGEPSPPPASRSVLIGVSSSVSLLIIIGSLICFLLWRRRTRRRKQAEIREEAMEHGSEEGNFFDVDQAMEDDFEKGAGPRRFRYRDLVVATGNFCDDNKLGQGGFGSVYRGFLNELNLQVAIKRVSKGSKQGRKEYASEVRVISRLRHKNLVQLIGWCHEGGNLLLVYELMPNGSLDRHLYGANNVVLPWSVRHEILLGLGSALLYLHEDWDQCVLHRDIKPSNIMLDASFKAKLGDFGLAKLVQHGRRSLTTDFAGTMGYMDPECMTTGKTNPESDVYSFGVVLLETACGRRPVVVTQREEDAVHLAQWVWDLYGKGRILDAADERLGGEFDAQEMKRVMIVGLWCSQLDFKMRPPIRQAVNVLRSEAPLPSLPALMPVAYYMPPVATRSFTSSSVTSGSSSGTCTSSMAASARPPLSQD; encoded by the exons ATGAGGCTGTTTGGGCTgctgcctctcgccggcgccgccctgctCCTGCTCGGCATGGCCGGCGGCGTGCAGCCGACCGTCACGCGGGAGGCGTTCGACTCCATGCTGAGCGCCCGCAACGTGAGCGGGTGCGAGGGAGGCGCCTTCTACACCTACGACGCGTTCCTGGCGGCGGCGAACGCGAGCGTGTTCCCCGGCTTTGGCACCACCGGCGATGACAAGACCCGCCGGCGGGAGCTCGCCGCCTTCTTCGGGCAGACCTCCTTCGTAACCACTGGTTACTGCTACGTGAAGGCGGTGAACCGGGCCAGCGCGCCCTACTACGGCCGAGGCCCCATACAACTGACTAC CGAGGACAACTACCGGCTGGCAGGGAGGGCGCTGGGGCTGGACCTGCTGCGCAACCCGGACCTGGTGTCCACGGACCCCGTCGTCGCCTTCAAGACGGCCATCTGGTTCTGGATGACGGCGGCGGCGCCGAGTCCGTCGTGCCACGCCGTGATGACCGGCGGCTGGACGCCCTCCGCCCAAGACCGCGACGCCGGGCTGCTCCCCGGGTACGGCATGACCACCTACATCCTCAACGGCGGGACGGAGTGCAACAGAACCTCCCAGGCGGCCCAGGACAGGGTCAACAACTACTACAAGAAGTATTGCGACATCCTCCGAGTGGGCTATGGTAACAACACCTTCTGTCAGAACGACGAGCTAGCTCAACCACCATCGTCGTCTctgcaccctcctcctcctcctccaggaaCCCCAGGAG AACCTTCGCCTCCGCCTGCATCAAGGAGTGTTCTGATCGGCGTCTCTAGTTCAGTCTCCCTCTTGATCATTATCGGCTCCTTGATCTGCTTCCTTTTATGGCGGCGACGGACACGGCGGCGAAAGCAAGCTGAAATCCGTGAGGAGGCAATGGAGCATGGATCGGAAGAGGGCAACTTCTTCGACGTTGACCAGGCCATGGAAGACGACTTCGAGAAAGGGGCCGGGCCCAGGCGGTTTCGCTACAGAGACTTGGTCGTCGCCACCGGCAACTTCTGTGATGATAACAAGCTCGGACAAGGAGGCTTCGGTTCAGTGTACAGAGGGTTTCTAAATGAACTGAACCTTCAAGTTGCCATCAAGAGGGTCTCCAAGGGCTCAAAGCAGGGGAGGAAGGAGTACGCCTCTGAGGTGAGGGTCATAAGCCGGCTCCGGCACAAGAACCTCGTGCAGCTCATCGGCTGGTGCCACGAAGGCGGCAATCTGCTCCTCGTCTACGAGTTGATGCCCAATGGCAGCCTCGACCGGCATCTCTACGGCGCCAATAACGTCGTGCTCCCATGGTCCGTAAG GCACGAGATTCTGCTCGGATTAGGCTCGGCGCTTCTCTACCTACACGAGGACTGGGACCAATGCGTCCTGCACCGGGACATCAAGCCAAGCAACATCATGCTAGACGCGTCGTTCAAGGCCAAGCTCGGCGACTTCGGGCTCGCCAAGCTCGTCCAGCACGGCCGAAGATCACTGACAACAGATTTCGCAGGCACGATGGGGTACATGGACCCGGAGTGCATGACCACCGGCAAGACCAATCCCGAGTCAGACGTCTATAGCTTCGGCGTCGTCCTCCTCGAGACTGCTTGCGGCAGGCGGCCTGTGGTGGTAACTCAGCGGGAGGAGGACGCCGTCCACCTAGCTCAGTGGGTCTGGGATCTGTATGGCAAGGGGAGGATCCTGGACGCCGCCGACGAGCGATTGGGTGGAGAGTTTGATGCGCAGGAGATGAAGCGGGTGATGATCGTTGGGCTCTGGTGCTCTCAGCTCGACTTCAAAATGAGACCGCCGATCAGGCAGGCCGTCAACGTGTTGCGGTCAGAGGCGCCGCTCCCGAGTCTCCCTGCGCTGATGCCGGTCGCATATTACATGCCGCCGGTTGCCACGCGAAGCTTTACGTCTTCGTCTGTAACGAGCGGCAGCAGCAGTGGCACTTGTACGTCATCGATGGCAGCATCAGCGCGGCCACCACTCAGTCAAGATTGA